From a region of the Methanoculleus receptaculi genome:
- a CDS encoding DEAD/DEAH box helicase, with amino-acid sequence MNYVSHPLIRPQSIEERRYQISIALRALDMNTMVVLPTGLGKTAVALIVAASRLYSHQGKVLVLAPTKPLVEQHLRFFRQHLLLSEATEPAETDFAMFTGATPPNERAQAWEACRICFATPQVIKNDCLAGRYSLTDVVLLVVDECHRAVGNYAYVFLADLYCNTAKNPLVLAMTASPGGDRLKVQEVCENLHIEAVETRVETDEDVLPYIHEREIHYIDVYLPPELQEALVTLRQLLESRLEQLAKLNYQVPKVDKLSIKALNALNAQIQQRIQSRDPSGFMAASLHAECMKLRHAISLAETQGSEALKLYLARLGAEGASSAGSKASKRLVSDPAYRRLVETAAGWKEELHPKVSIVRELVEAQVAAHPESRIIVFATYRDTVQTLVDTLRAAGIPCERFVGQASRDAERGLSQKEQIATLARFRAGELKCLIATSVGEEGLDVPSTDMVIFYEAVPSEIRSIQRKGRTGRSGSGTIIVLVTKGTSDETFRYVSQNRERAMMRGIRKMSAAPVHNPATRQTEILAFASPGPAITVDDRETSSRVVERLHQLGASIALERLDVGDYAIGDRILVERKTVQDFVTTLVERDLFGQIQAIADAVPRPVLIIEGSDDLYAVRNIHPNAIRGTLAAIMVDMGVALIRTRDPDDTAETLYVLAQREGGERRERKMHPKKSYRSSREEQEYVLAAFPNVGLKSARLLLEHFGSLKAVIEAEPEDLMAVDGIGEKTARAIWDLACRPYR; translated from the coding sequence ATGAACTACGTCTCCCACCCGCTGATCCGACCTCAGAGCATCGAGGAGCGGCGTTACCAGATCTCAATCGCCCTGAGGGCGCTCGATATGAACACGATGGTCGTCCTCCCGACGGGACTCGGGAAGACTGCCGTAGCGCTCATAGTTGCAGCGTCCCGACTCTACTCCCACCAGGGGAAGGTGCTCGTGCTTGCGCCAACAAAACCCCTGGTCGAGCAGCACCTCCGGTTCTTCAGGCAGCACCTGCTCTTATCAGAGGCAACCGAGCCGGCGGAGACGGATTTTGCTATGTTTACCGGGGCCACCCCCCCGAACGAACGGGCACAGGCCTGGGAGGCGTGTCGGATCTGTTTTGCCACGCCGCAGGTGATCAAGAACGACTGTCTGGCAGGCAGGTACAGCCTTACCGATGTCGTGCTGCTGGTCGTGGACGAGTGTCACAGGGCGGTCGGGAACTACGCTTACGTCTTCCTGGCCGACCTTTACTGCAACACAGCGAAGAACCCGCTGGTTCTTGCGATGACCGCTTCCCCCGGGGGTGACCGGCTGAAGGTGCAGGAGGTCTGCGAGAACCTGCACATCGAGGCGGTCGAGACACGGGTGGAGACCGATGAAGATGTCCTCCCCTACATCCACGAGCGCGAGATACACTACATAGACGTCTACCTGCCCCCGGAACTCCAGGAAGCGCTCGTGACCCTCCGGCAACTTCTGGAATCACGGCTTGAACAACTTGCAAAACTCAATTACCAGGTTCCAAAAGTCGATAAACTCTCAATAAAGGCCTTAAACGCCCTGAACGCCCAGATCCAGCAGCGCATACAGTCTCGTGACCCCTCCGGGTTCATGGCGGCATCGCTGCATGCGGAGTGCATGAAGCTCCGCCACGCCATATCGCTTGCCGAGACCCAGGGGAGCGAGGCGCTCAAACTATACCTTGCAAGACTCGGTGCTGAGGGCGCCTCGAGCGCCGGGAGCAAGGCAAGCAAACGGCTTGTCTCGGATCCGGCATACCGGAGGCTGGTCGAGACGGCGGCGGGTTGGAAAGAGGAACTCCACCCGAAGGTCTCGATCGTCCGCGAACTGGTAGAGGCCCAGGTGGCAGCGCACCCGGAGAGCCGGATCATCGTTTTTGCCACCTACCGCGACACCGTCCAGACCCTGGTCGATACGCTCAGGGCGGCTGGGATCCCCTGCGAACGGTTCGTCGGCCAGGCGTCCAGGGACGCGGAGCGTGGACTCTCGCAGAAGGAGCAGATCGCAACCTTGGCCCGGTTCCGGGCAGGGGAACTGAAATGCCTGATCGCAACATCCGTAGGTGAGGAGGGACTCGACGTTCCATCGACCGATATGGTGATCTTTTACGAGGCCGTCCCCTCGGAGATCAGGAGCATCCAGCGAAAGGGCCGGACAGGGCGCAGCGGCAGCGGCACAATCATCGTCCTGGTGACGAAAGGAACCTCCGATGAGACGTTCAGGTATGTGAGCCAGAACAGAGAACGGGCGATGATGAGGGGCATAAGGAAAATGAGTGCCGCTCCCGTTCATAACCCTGCCACCCGACAGACGGAGATCCTGGCGTTCGCATCGCCGGGGCCGGCGATAACCGTCGATGACAGGGAGACCTCGTCCCGGGTTGTCGAGCGCCTGCACCAACTCGGGGCATCGATCGCGCTGGAACGGCTTGATGTCGGTGATTACGCCATAGGAGACAGAATTCTCGTTGAGCGAAAGACGGTTCAGGACTTTGTGACAACCCTCGTCGAACGTGACCTCTTCGGGCAGATTCAGGCGATTGCCGATGCCGTGCCCCGCCCTGTCCTGATCATCGAGGGGTCTGACGACCTCTACGCGGTGCGAAACATCCACCCGAACGCGATCAGGGGGACGCTTGCCGCCATAATGGTCGATATGGGGGTGGCGCTGATCCGCACGCGCGATCCGGATGACACCGCAGAGACGCTCTATGTCCTTGCACAGCGTGAGGGCGGCGAACGGCGGGAACGGAAGATGCACCCGAAGAAGTCCTACCGATCGAGTCGCGAAGAGCAGGAGTATGTTCTTGCAGCGTTCCCTAACGTCGGTTTAAAGAGCGCAAGGCTCCTCCTCGAGCATTTCGGGTCGCTCAAGGCGGTTATCGAGGCTGAACCAGAGGACCTGATGGCGGTGGACGGGATCGGGGAGAAGACCGCCCGCGCCATATGGGATCTCGCCTGCAGACCTTACCGCTGA
- the glyS gene encoding glycine--tRNA ligase, translating to MAETSDIYEKVMDVARRRGFVWPSSEIYGSVAGFIDYGPLGAMLKRNIENLWRSFYVFQEGYYEIECPTIGTEAIFVASGHVKEFADKMVQCPHCGEYLRADHIAQEHGIENAGTLSAEALQAALRGLPCPSCNEVLGEAGIFAFNLMFQTTIGPGSQRKGYLRPETAQGMFTDFPRLLRFYRDKLPFGAVQIGKSYRNEISPRQGMIRMREFSQAEAEIFVHPDEKNHPSFSRYADYAVPLLTIAGQVENREPVRMTMHDAVNDGLIANEYVAYYIALTHQILTSIGIDPARLRFRQHLTEERAHYAADCWDAEVYSERFGWVEVVGIADRTDYDLRSHAEHSGTSMTIFVPYDEPRAVKKRRIMPDMGVIGPRFREKAKAIVEALASSEPGEDGARITIDGEEIFIPADLYQVREEVVEVRGEDVMPHVIEPSYGIDRMIYVALEHSYAEDEIDGEIRRVFRFPPAVAPIQVAVFPLMNRDGLDTIARRIAETLLQHRILAQYDDSGAIGRRYRRQDEVGTPFAVTVDHDTLEDNTVTIRDRDSTKQVRVPIERLPATLSGLIAGKVTFHELKA from the coding sequence ATGGCCGAGACAAGCGATATTTACGAGAAAGTCATGGATGTTGCCAGGAGACGCGGTTTTGTCTGGCCGTCATCCGAGATCTACGGGTCGGTCGCCGGGTTTATCGATTACGGCCCGCTCGGGGCGATGCTGAAGAGAAACATCGAGAACCTCTGGCGCTCATTCTACGTTTTCCAGGAAGGTTACTATGAGATCGAGTGTCCCACAATTGGAACAGAGGCCATCTTTGTCGCATCCGGCCATGTGAAAGAGTTCGCCGACAAGATGGTTCAGTGTCCGCACTGCGGCGAGTACCTCCGCGCTGATCACATTGCGCAGGAGCACGGGATCGAGAACGCCGGCACCCTTTCAGCGGAAGCCCTTCAGGCAGCGCTCCGCGGCCTGCCATGCCCCTCCTGCAATGAGGTCCTGGGCGAGGCAGGCATCTTTGCGTTCAACCTCATGTTCCAGACGACCATCGGTCCGGGGTCGCAGAGGAAGGGTTACCTCCGGCCGGAGACCGCCCAGGGCATGTTCACCGATTTTCCCCGGCTCCTCCGTTTCTACCGGGACAAACTTCCTTTTGGCGCCGTCCAGATCGGGAAGTCCTACCGCAACGAGATCTCACCCCGCCAGGGCATGATCCGGATGCGCGAGTTCTCCCAGGCGGAAGCCGAGATCTTTGTCCACCCCGACGAGAAGAACCATCCCTCATTTTCCCGATACGCGGATTATGCTGTGCCGCTCCTCACCATCGCAGGGCAGGTGGAGAACCGCGAACCTGTCAGAATGACTATGCATGATGCTGTGAACGATGGGTTGATTGCAAACGAGTATGTTGCCTACTACATAGCGTTGACGCACCAGATCCTGACCTCCATCGGCATCGATCCCGCCCGACTCAGGTTCCGCCAGCACCTGACAGAGGAACGGGCGCACTACGCGGCCGACTGCTGGGACGCCGAGGTCTATTCCGAACGTTTCGGCTGGGTTGAGGTCGTAGGGATCGCCGACCGCACCGACTACGACCTGCGCTCGCACGCGGAGCACTCCGGCACATCGATGACAATCTTCGTCCCCTACGACGAGCCGCGGGCGGTTAAAAAGCGCCGGATAATGCCTGACATGGGCGTGATCGGTCCCAGGTTCCGCGAGAAGGCAAAAGCCATTGTGGAGGCCCTGGCATCTTCTGAACCCGGTGAGGACGGCGCGCGGATCACCATCGACGGTGAGGAGATCTTCATACCCGCCGACCTCTACCAGGTCCGTGAAGAGGTGGTGGAAGTCAGGGGTGAAGATGTGATGCCCCATGTCATCGAACCTTCATACGGCATCGACCGGATGATCTACGTCGCCCTTGAACACTCCTACGCCGAGGATGAGATCGATGGCGAGATCCGGCGTGTGTTTCGATTCCCGCCGGCGGTTGCACCTATCCAGGTTGCTGTCTTCCCTCTGATGAACCGCGATGGCCTTGATACAATCGCCCGCAGGATCGCAGAGACCCTGCTGCAGCACCGTATCCTTGCCCAGTATGATGATTCCGGTGCAATCGGGAGGCGTTACAGGAGACAGGATGAGGTCGGAACGCCCTTTGCCGTCACCGTCGATCACGATACCCTGGAGGACAACACTGTGACCATTCGAGACCGAGACAGCACCAAACAGGTCAGGGTGCCGATCGAACGGTTGCCCGCGACTCTCTCTGGCCTCATCGCCGGCAAGGTTACGTTCCACGAACTCAAGGCATGA
- a CDS encoding response regulator receiver protein, with protein sequence MAEDTRKRKLLELFTTITKKKAIVEPMRKVHGTLRDRDAVEREIALIMREILDRGYFKTKLTPRQLAKLVVAYYDGMNDTEIARTLGDEKLSKTVARARVRLKLFRDLDFKMPFDQEKLVKLLESDKTLKEISEELNVSPSTLREYRHVIEQRNDTTLDPYLERIRDVMEDRDLSEAMTRGVANDGLSEAIDITEAIDMGEF encoded by the coding sequence ATGGCAGAAGACACCCGCAAGCGGAAGCTCCTGGAGCTTTTTACGACAATAACAAAGAAGAAAGCAATCGTCGAACCGATGAGAAAGGTTCACGGGACTCTGCGGGATCGTGATGCTGTTGAGCGCGAGATTGCCCTGATCATGCGGGAGATACTCGATCGGGGTTATTTTAAGACCAAACTCACCCCGCGGCAGCTCGCAAAACTTGTGGTTGCGTACTACGACGGTATGAACGACACCGAGATCGCCAGGACGCTGGGCGACGAGAAGTTGAGCAAGACCGTGGCACGTGCCAGGGTTCGGCTTAAACTCTTCCGGGACCTTGATTTCAAGATGCCGTTTGACCAGGAGAAGTTGGTGAAACTCCTTGAGTCCGACAAGACTCTGAAAGAGATCAGCGAGGAGTTAAATGTAAGCCCATCGACTCTGCGTGAGTATCGCCACGTGATCGAGCAAAGAAACGATACTACGCTCGATCCCTACCTGGAACGGATCAGGGATGTGATGGAAGACCGGGATCTCTCCGAGGCGATGACGCGCGGTGTCGCGAATGACGGCCTGAGCGAGGCGATCGATATCACCGAAGCGATCGACATGGGTGAGTTCTGA
- a CDS encoding metal-dependent hydrolase, which translates to MRLTWVGHACFLLEGSKRILIDPFIPEGTLSKEPDMVAVTHAHGDHLGIALQLKKKTVAIAELAHYLATKGVPAEPMNIGGSITVDGVRFTMTPALHSSGLDSEGAGFYGGAPAGFVITMDGVSVYHAGDTALFSDMQIIRDLYRPDVALLPVGGCYTMGPEEAMIAARYIGARLVIPMHYNTFPAIQQNLDEFKKTIERTTPIRVALLSPGESIEVNPE; encoded by the coding sequence ATGAGGTTAACCTGGGTTGGTCATGCGTGCTTTCTGCTGGAGGGATCGAAGCGTATCCTGATCGATCCGTTCATCCCGGAAGGCACCCTCAGTAAGGAGCCTGATATGGTTGCCGTGACGCATGCTCATGGCGACCACCTGGGCATCGCTCTGCAGTTGAAGAAAAAGACGGTTGCCATCGCTGAACTTGCGCACTACCTGGCGACTAAAGGCGTCCCTGCCGAACCGATGAACATCGGGGGCAGCATCACCGTTGACGGTGTCCGTTTCACGATGACGCCTGCGCTCCACTCATCCGGACTGGATAGTGAGGGTGCCGGGTTCTATGGCGGTGCACCCGCAGGTTTCGTCATCACGATGGATGGCGTCAGCGTCTACCACGCCGGGGATACTGCGCTCTTCTCGGATATGCAGATCATCCGCGACCTATACCGGCCGGATGTGGCGCTCCTTCCAGTGGGGGGGTGCTACACGATGGGGCCGGAGGAGGCGATGATCGCGGCGCGCTACATCGGGGCGAGACTGGTGATCCCGATGCACTACAACACATTCCCGGCAATCCAGCAGAACCTTGACGAGTTCAAGAAGACGATCGAGCGGACGACGCCGATCCGGGTCGCGTTACTCTCGCCGGGGGAGAGCATCGAGGTCAACCCTGAGTGA
- a CDS encoding TIGR00341 family protein, with amino-acid sequence MKKIVVHVRKDGHDKIEEALKDVHYTELLLQDVYEFTIFTPDEHLDDLIEKIQNALDLRYNENMIEVSTPEFVISSRLKRAVKSIEKKEEKTPVEKLLDSIRPYGELDLEKLALTSIAGLIALSGLLLNNPVIIIGAMLLSPIIGPIYGFSIYVALGMVRESLRCLGVLAALLLSVFALSAVATFLINLAIPLPLTTEITSRVVVNPIYTLMAVLLGFAAVLAFNRGTSEVIAGVAIAAAIIPPMAVMGIVLVIQPPSLIAAALLVGGQVVGLIVGALLAVAMLKVRPRSSRDRAIAQRYLKRSVALIVLLFALLLWITLIMAE; translated from the coding sequence ATGAAGAAGATTGTCGTCCACGTACGAAAAGACGGCCACGATAAAATAGAAGAGGCTCTCAAGGACGTTCACTACACCGAACTGCTTCTCCAGGATGTCTACGAGTTCACCATATTCACGCCCGATGAACACCTGGATGATCTGATTGAAAAGATCCAGAACGCTCTCGATCTCCGCTACAACGAGAACATGATCGAGGTATCCACACCCGAGTTTGTCATCTCCTCCCGCCTCAAACGCGCCGTGAAGAGCATAGAGAAAAAGGAGGAGAAGACACCGGTTGAGAAATTGCTCGACAGTATAAGGCCGTATGGAGAACTCGACCTTGAGAAACTGGCGCTGACCTCCATTGCCGGGCTGATCGCGCTCTCCGGGCTCCTCCTCAACAACCCCGTGATCATCATCGGGGCGATGCTGCTCTCCCCGATCATAGGCCCTATCTATGGGTTCAGCATCTATGTTGCTCTCGGTATGGTCAGGGAGTCTCTGCGATGCCTTGGAGTCCTCGCGGCGTTGCTCCTGAGCGTCTTTGCCCTCTCCGCGGTTGCCACCTTTCTGATAAATCTCGCCATACCCCTCCCCCTGACGACGGAGATCACTTCACGGGTTGTGGTGAACCCCATCTACACCCTCATGGCGGTTCTCCTCGGGTTTGCGGCGGTGCTGGCGTTCAATCGCGGCACATCGGAGGTGATTGCCGGTGTTGCCATCGCTGCCGCCATCATACCGCCGATGGCCGTGATGGGTATCGTTCTTGTGATCCAGCCGCCGAGCCTGATTGCCGCCGCGCTCCTGGTCGGCGGGCAGGTTGTCGGGCTGATCGTCGGTGCGCTCCTGGCTGTGGCCATGCTGAAGGTCAGGCCAAGGAGCAGCCGCGACCGGGCGATTGCGCAGCGTTACCTGAAGCGGTCGGTCGCCCTGATCGTGCTGCTGTTTGCCCTTCTGCTCTGGATTACCCTGATCATGGCGGAGTGA
- a CDS encoding ArsB/NhaD family transporter, with product MIPWAHLYRLSFSSIVFILIAVRRIGSVDLRIWQVMLIGAVVVVLTGSITPGDALASINTDLMLFLFFMFIIGEALATSGYLNHLSVRLFCRAESVGSLVFLILIGAGGLSALLMNDTLAVVGTPLMLYFARRHGISAELLLLTLAFAITTGSVASPIGNPQNLLIALSGGVTNPFITFPLYLGIPTVISLVLLVVMIVVRVALVMLVQDVEIPLTWIAAVAAIPILIGSRRRFEILRRIDWPTLVFFAALFVLTASVWESGVFQPLG from the coding sequence ATGATACCATGGGCACATTTATACCGCTTATCGTTCTCATCAATCGTCTTCATCCTGATCGCTGTCCGGAGGATCGGGAGCGTCGACCTCCGGATCTGGCAGGTGATGCTCATTGGCGCGGTTGTGGTAGTGCTGACGGGATCGATCACGCCGGGCGATGCGCTTGCATCCATCAACACCGATCTGATGCTCTTCCTCTTTTTTATGTTCATTATCGGTGAGGCGCTCGCGACGAGCGGTTACCTCAACCACCTCTCCGTTCGCCTCTTCTGCCGGGCGGAATCGGTCGGAAGCCTGGTCTTCCTCATCCTCATCGGCGCGGGGGGCCTCTCGGCGCTCCTGATGAACGACACCCTGGCGGTCGTTGGCACCCCGCTGATGCTCTACTTCGCACGGCGGCACGGTATATCAGCGGAACTCCTGTTGCTCACGCTTGCTTTCGCCATAACAACCGGGAGTGTTGCAAGCCCCATCGGGAACCCGCAGAACCTCCTCATCGCGCTCTCGGGCGGTGTTACAAACCCGTTCATCACTTTTCCGCTCTATCTTGGCATCCCAACGGTGATCTCGCTCGTCCTGCTCGTGGTCATGATCGTCGTCAGGGTCGCTCTCGTCATGCTCGTCCAGGACGTTGAGATCCCTCTGACCTGGATCGCGGCGGTTGCGGCCATCCCCATACTTATAGGGAGCAGGCGCCGGTTTGAGATCCTTCGCCGGATCGACTGGCCGACGTTGGTCTTCTTCGCTGCTCTGTTCGTCCTTACGGCGAGCGTCTGGGAGTCGGGCGTCTTTCAGCCATTGGGTTGA
- a CDS encoding transporter permease: MSVIIALGVIVSQFISNVPFVALFLPVLSHAGASTVGMMALAAGSTIAGNMLILGAASNVIIIQGAEREGETLTFARFARVGVPLTIAQAVVYAVWLSFVPA, from the coding sequence GTGTCGGTCATCATCGCGCTGGGCGTCATAGTCTCTCAGTTCATATCGAACGTCCCGTTTGTCGCCCTTTTCCTCCCGGTTCTCTCCCATGCGGGAGCGTCCACCGTGGGGATGATGGCGCTTGCGGCCGGCAGCACCATCGCCGGAAACATGCTGATCCTGGGGGCGGCAAGCAACGTCATCATAATCCAGGGGGCGGAGCGTGAAGGTGAGACGCTGACGTTTGCCAGGTTCGCGCGGGTCGGCGTCCCGCTCACAATAGCCCAGGCGGTGGTGTATGCGGTCTGGCTCTCGTTTGTCCCTGCGTAG
- a CDS encoding polynucleotide 5'-hydroxyl-kinase, translating to MIHISEGWDDLATALIESGLRESVYIIGATDSGKTTLCRYLLSRTSAHVRTGCVDCDTGQSWIGPPTTEGMTIHPRPSKPVLRFVGSTSPRGHLVQTLTAAKRLAERALEDGARITLIDSPGLVHGGVGIEFQVQMIDLLRPDHIVALQRGRELEGVLANFARHPTIQTHRFPVSTAVVPRTVAERRRYREWRFTAYFAGAQVQEIALREPGLQGRVPDPENRSGVAGRLVSLNDPENFVIVLGIVSEFDPKGRTLTVFAPPFDTTSVASGRFGSVSLDLEAPPGTMECHRSEASTQGQTRARPHTPPPGLL from the coding sequence GTGATCCACATAAGCGAAGGCTGGGACGACCTTGCCACAGCGCTCATAGAATCAGGTCTCAGAGAGAGCGTCTACATCATAGGGGCGACGGACTCCGGAAAGACAACGCTCTGCCGTTACCTTCTCAGTCGGACGTCAGCACACGTGCGGACGGGCTGCGTCGACTGTGACACCGGGCAATCCTGGATCGGCCCGCCGACAACCGAGGGGATGACCATCCACCCTCGTCCCTCAAAACCCGTTCTACGGTTTGTCGGTTCGACCTCGCCCCGTGGCCACCTCGTCCAGACACTCACCGCGGCAAAACGCCTCGCTGAGCGGGCCCTGGAAGACGGTGCTCGCATAACCCTGATCGACTCCCCCGGGCTTGTCCATGGCGGGGTGGGCATCGAGTTCCAGGTCCAGATGATCGACCTCCTCCGCCCCGATCATATCGTTGCTCTCCAGCGCGGCCGGGAACTTGAAGGGGTGCTTGCAAACTTCGCGCGCCACCCCACCATCCAGACTCATCGGTTCCCCGTCTCCACCGCGGTCGTCCCGCGGACGGTAGCCGAACGGCGGCGTTACCGCGAATGGCGGTTCACAGCCTATTTTGCCGGCGCGCAGGTGCAGGAGATCGCGCTCCGCGAGCCAGGGTTACAGGGGAGGGTGCCCGATCCGGAGAACCGATCGGGGGTTGCCGGACGGCTAGTCTCCCTCAACGACCCGGAGAACTTTGTCATAGTCCTAGGGATCGTCAGCGAGTTCGACCCAAAAGGGCGCACTCTTACAGTCTTCGCCCCGCCATTCGACACAACCTCCGTCGCATCCGGTCGGTTCGGTTCAGTTTCCCTTGACCTCGAGGCGCCGCCTGGAACGATGGAGTGTCACAGGTCCGAGGCCTCTACGCAGGGACAAACGAGAGCCAGACCGCATACACCACCGCCTGGGCTATTGTGA
- a CDS encoding pyridoxamine 5'-phosphate oxidase family protein, translating to MEIVKIPNMDRAEYDKLIEEGFLSRIAFQGAKYPYIAPFLYVFDGKFLYFLATKYGRKNDLFRQHPYVSVEIEKYSSDLSCYTFVTMQGYLVQVEDAIEKKIIREKFVEMIGKHNLSRNILAALGHMPEEPIEAIASEERSNIWKLTGVKDIVALKNL from the coding sequence ATGGAGATCGTTAAGATACCCAACATGGACAGGGCGGAGTATGACAAACTCATCGAGGAGGGGTTTCTCAGTCGTATCGCATTCCAGGGCGCCAAATACCCCTATATCGCCCCATTCCTGTATGTCTTTGATGGAAAGTTTCTATACTTCCTGGCAACCAAATACGGCAGGAAGAACGACCTTTTCCGGCAGCACCCGTACGTATCTGTCGAGATCGAGAAGTATTCAAGCGACCTTTCATGCTACACTTTCGTGACGATGCAGGGCTACCTGGTTCAGGTCGAGGATGCGATCGAGAAGAAGATCATCCGGGAGAAGTTCGTGGAGATGATCGGAAAACATAACCTCTCACGCAACATTCTTGCGGCGCTCGGTCACATGCCCGAGGAACCGATCGAGGCGATCGCCTCCGAGGAGCGCTCAAACATATGGAAACTGACCGGCGTGAAGGATATAGTTGCCTTAAAAAACCTCTGA
- a CDS encoding metallophosphoesterase: protein MLIGILADTHDNLEKVDAAVRSLNAKGVEMVLHAGDYVSPFVIPRFANLQSPMIGVLGNNDGDHRLLQRRFEEHDRFSLRGRFACISADGLAIGLLHGDDHELLQALITRKVFDVVVYGHTHQAEVRSLPGTLVINPGEACGYLTGRSTAAVLDTVTRSVELLTPGHEEP from the coding sequence ATGCTAATAGGAATACTCGCCGACACCCACGACAACCTTGAGAAGGTGGATGCGGCCGTAAGATCTCTGAACGCGAAAGGAGTGGAGATGGTGCTCCACGCCGGGGATTACGTCTCCCCTTTTGTCATTCCGCGGTTTGCCAACCTGCAGTCACCGATGATCGGTGTCCTCGGGAACAACGATGGCGACCATAGACTCCTTCAGAGACGGTTTGAAGAGCACGACCGATTCAGCCTGCGGGGACGTTTCGCCTGTATCAGCGCCGATGGGCTGGCAATCGGGCTGCTTCACGGCGATGACCACGAACTCCTCCAGGCGCTCATCACGAGAAAGGTGTTTGACGTCGTCGTATACGGTCATACCCATCAGGCAGAGGTCAGGAGTCTCCCGGGGACGCTTGTCATCAACCCGGGGGAGGCCTGCGGTTACCTGACCGGCCGATCGACCGCTGCCGTGCTGGACACCGTGACCCGGAGCGTCGAACTGCTCACACCCGGACACGAAGAGCCGTAG
- a CDS encoding GNAT family N-acetyltransferase, which translates to MFPEVLIPTDLSEASTTMVERIGEVPGVREVILFHALKGSTDLSPAGKEALQQAQEIIQRQGYAVRLVVEEVKTDIPARILQIARENYVDLVAMGVRDPGLFRNLFSGNVAAGVLRDAVVHVLILPQSARGGPPLGARLLVPTDLADPAPEIRALLRDAGGEGEAVLLNVMEPGRTEEEVADRLAAIRAELTTPHREVEVLARTGDPARTICAVAEEIEASMVVMPRIGRRDAAGAATLGSVTGAVATCVKRPLLVLAIPIHVEIETRELRSEEFGRAEDIWVDYHELKADPKTDRIFGVFADGRLVSVARCRRHPDGYEVDGVFTPVRFRGRGYARRAMDALVEACQHDTLYMHAVRNLVDFYGKYGFVSIPESELPLTIRERYAFAMGEMEGANVQPMRRPPVRFIR; encoded by the coding sequence ATGTTTCCAGAAGTGCTTATCCCGACAGACCTCTCGGAGGCCTCCACCACAATGGTGGAGCGGATCGGCGAGGTTCCTGGCGTTCGTGAGGTAATTCTATTCCACGCCCTGAAAGGATCGACCGACCTCTCACCCGCCGGGAAGGAGGCGCTCCAGCAGGCGCAGGAGATCATACAGCGTCAGGGTTACGCTGTACGGCTGGTGGTGGAAGAGGTGAAGACGGATATCCCGGCGCGGATCCTTCAGATCGCCAGAGAAAATTATGTGGACCTGGTCGCCATGGGGGTTCGCGACCCCGGGCTCTTCCGGAACCTCTTCTCCGGGAACGTCGCGGCCGGTGTGCTCCGGGATGCCGTGGTGCACGTCCTGATCCTGCCGCAGTCGGCAAGGGGCGGGCCGCCCCTCGGGGCAAGGCTGCTGGTGCCGACGGACCTTGCAGACCCCGCACCCGAGATCCGCGCGCTCCTGCGCGACGCTGGCGGTGAGGGAGAGGCGGTGCTCCTGAATGTAATGGAGCCAGGGCGGACGGAGGAGGAGGTGGCCGACCGGCTTGCAGCCATCAGGGCGGAACTTACAACCCCCCATCGGGAGGTTGAGGTGCTGGCACGCACAGGTGATCCGGCGCGCACCATCTGTGCCGTGGCCGAGGAGATCGAGGCCTCCATGGTGGTTATGCCTCGCATAGGCCGGCGTGACGCCGCGGGGGCGGCCACGCTGGGGAGTGTCACTGGCGCTGTTGCCACCTGCGTTAAAAGACCGCTGCTTGTGCTCGCGATCCCGATACACGTCGAGATCGAGACCCGCGAACTGCGAAGCGAGGAGTTTGGACGTGCAGAGGATATCTGGGTGGACTATCATGAGTTGAAGGCCGACCCGAAGACCGACCGGATATTTGGGGTCTTTGCCGACGGCAGGCTGGTCTCGGTCGCCAGGTGCCGCCGGCACCCGGACGGCTACGAGGTGGACGGTGTATTCACGCCGGTAAGGTTCCGGGGCAGGGGTTATGCGCGGCGCGCGATGGACGCGCTCGTTGAGGCCTGTCAGCATGACACCCTCTACATGCACGCGGTCAGGAATCTTGTTGACTTCTATGGGAAGTACGGGTTTGTCTCGATACCGGAGAGTGAGCTCCCGCTAACCATCCGGGAGAGGTACGCGTTTGCCATGGGTGAGATGGAGGGGGCAAACGTCCAGCCGATGCGCCGCCCTCCCGTCCGGTTCATCCGGTAA